From Streptomyces sp. NBC_01551:
CGTTTGCTGCCCCAGAGCATCAGGGCGATAACGTCCTGGCGGTCCGAGTGCCAGCCGGTGACGCTGGTCGCGCCAGCAGAGATGAACAGCTTGGTGAACACATCGGCTCCGGACACGGCGACGATGTCGTCCATCAGCGATGCCAGGGCCGGCGACCAGCGGTCGAACTGCCGAATCCCGAGTGTGACCCCTTCGTTCAGCGCGCGCCGCACCCGGTGAATGTCCATCTGAAAGGTGTCGGAGTCGGGCTCCAGCCGGTTGCCGAATCGTTCGCCGGGGAGCTTCCCGTCGGCATCACGGAGCTCCATGTCCGCGTTGGCTCCCGTACCGGGTCCGGCTACCAGGCGCGGCTCCGCCGTGAGCCAGCGTTCGAACTTCGTACGGCCGGGCAGCCGCCCGAAGTCATTGCCAGCGCTTCCGAAGGCGGGGGCCTCGCAAGGCCGCTCGAGCACCGTCACCACGGTATCTCCGAGAAGAGGCCGGAGGCGTGCGGCGGCACGCTCGACGGCAGCGCTGTTGGCCGTGTCGATGAGGGATACAAGGTCATCGGGCAGGCCGCCCTCGCGGATGGCCAGTCGGTCGACTTCGTCCAGTCGATGTACGGAGTGTGATGTCATGGGCAACGCTCCAAGGTCTTGAGCACGCAGGACAGGCCGGACTCGAAGTCGGCGACGAGTCCGGGCCACGGGGATACGCCGAGGCGGTGTACCGGGATCCCGGAGACCAGCCCACGGCTACTCCGATGCAGGGCGGCCGGGCTTGCTCCCCCGTCACGGAGATGCTCCGCCAGCCAGGACATCGCCTCCTCCTCGCTATCGGCCGTCTCGACGGAGCCCGATGGGCTCAGCGGTTCCGCCGGGACGAGGATCACCACAGCAGCGGGCAGGGCGGCGCCGCGGTACGTGGTCGATCCCGGTTGGAGTGGCACCGCAGTCCGCTGGTCGCCGCACCGTACGGCGACTGCGAGCGGTACACCGAAGACCACGCCTGTCAGCGAGTCCAACAGCACGACCTCGTCGGTGGCGATGGAGGCGAGCCCGGCGTCCCGGGCCCAGAGCGCGGCGGTCGTCTTGCCGGCTTTCTGGTTGCCGCAGACGAGGAGGCCCTGGCCTGAGGGCAGTACGAGCAGTGCAGCGTGCAGCGCGATGAATCGGTCGCTGTATGGGGGAGTAGCGAGCGGGGGCAGGGCGGGCAGGTCGCCCGTCAGAGCATGCCACTGGGGATCGTCGGGCATGCGGTAATCGACACCGGGCCGATCACCGGCGAACGAGCGGTGCAGCATGTCAGCCCGAGCCTCGGAGCCGAGCCGTACGAGTACATCTGCCGTCTGCCGGCGGTCAGGTACTGCGACCGCGAGACCGGTCCGGAGCTGGTTCAGTACAGCGGGGTCGGCCGCGTGGTAGCGGACGATGGCACCCGCGAGAGCAAGGTCGACGAACGGCGCCTCCTCCGTATCGCTGGAAGGGGCCTGGCCGGAGGCCGTGTCCAGGGCCTGGTGCAGCGGAATCGGCCACAGCTCGTCCTGCTGCCACAGTCGGGTGCCGAGGGCGCTGCTGACCTGGTAGATGGTGCTCGTCGCGTTCTCGACAACGTCCCACGTACCGTCCGGTCGTTCGAGGGCAACCCACGAGGCAGGATCAGTGATCACCTGTGTCACCTCCACCCGCTCCGCCGCTCCGGATGGTTCCCACGCCCACCAGGTACGCACCGTCGTGGGCCGTACCGAGTCCCGTCAGCGGCTCCAGCAGATGCTCGACCAGGGCAGGGCTCTGAAAGACCCCGCATGACGGATCGGTGGCCAGGCCCAGGGCGATGCGCTGTGCATCGCGTCCGCACTGGATGAGCGCGGTCTGCCATGACACGGCACCCGGCTCCGCCGGGCGAGGCACGAGCCACGCGACCGCCGATATGCCGGCGGTCCAAGTCTGGCCGATGGCGGCGCGTTGAATCGCCTCGGGGGTTGGTGCCGGCCCGACCCGGATCCAGCCCTCGACGTCGAGCTTGTATGTGCCTGCGCCCAGGACGTGGTTCGGGTGCAGCAGGCTCAGCCGGACTTCGCTCCGTACGGTCGTCAGGATCTCGAGCAGAGTGTCCACTGCTCCCCTGGACAGCGGACGCTCGGAGAAGGAGCGGTGGGTGCGACGCGCGGCAAGGGCAGCAGGCAGCTGGGACCATGGCAGCGGCGGCTTCGCGTCGGCCGTGGTGGTCGTCCGGTGCTTCTTCAGGCGCGCTTCGCCGGCTGCCTCGGCATGAACCAGCAACGACGGGAACCAGCTGGACTCGATCCAGGGTCGTACCTGCTCCCACAGCGCCAGGGCTTCCTCGGCAGGGAGAAGTGCCCGAGCAGAGATCAGCTTCTCCACCTCTGCCAGGGATACACCGCTGCTCTCGCAGATCTCGGCTGGCCTGGAAGGCCGGTCACCCCGCGTACTGGGGTTGGCATAGGCGAGGGCGGTGACGGCTTTGGGCGTGAGCGCCGTCAGGTCCTGCGTTTCGGAGTGGACCCGGGCGTAGAGGCCGTCCACCCGGGGGACGAGGGACAGAAGCGGGTTGGTGCGGTACTCGGCGCTCGATACCGAGGGTCCGGACCGCGGAGCCGGTATGAACTCGCCTTCGACGAAGGCGGGTTCTGGAGTGGCGAGGAGCAGCCCAAGAACGGGGTCGGGGCCGGTGAACGCCGGCATCGGAAGCCAGGAGGTGGACCAGCCGGTGGAGTGAAGCGTCAGGTCCAGCGTTTCCAGAACGTGGCCGGCGTCGATGAGCACCGGACGGAAGGCCCGCACGTCCCGGTACCTCCACATGGCCCGCTCGACGTGGCTGGACAGGACGAACGCCACACCGAACGGTGGGAGGGACGCCGTCAGCGGCAACCCGGCCTCCGCACGTACCAGCGCGTGATGGTCGCCGTCGTACCACCAGGAGCCCCGTAAGGGCGCCGGCCATCCGTCACCCACGATTACGCCGAGATCCGTGGGGTGCCGGGCGCCGCCGGAGGGGCTTGTCTTGAGGACGATGGGGCCGTGTCGGCCCTGGCGTCGGCCGGTGATCCGGCCGGCCGAGGCCAGCCATGCGGCCAGAAGGTCAGCGCTCGGAAGACCTGCAGGACCGTCCGGGAGCGGCGCCTCGGGCAACACGGTGCTCGAACCGGGGCGTTGTGTCGTGACCGGTGGCGGTGCTCCGTGCACCGCGTAGCCGTCCATGAGTGCCTGGTCGGCTTCGTGGCTCGTCTCGACGCTGTAGTCCAGGAAGGGGTAGTCGAGGTTGAGGCGGCGGTAGTGGGCCAGGAAGTCGGGAGGCTCCGGACTCTCCCAAGAGCCGGATATGCCAAGGGCTGTCGCGGCCGCTTCGAATTCTTCATTCGCCTCGCGTCCCGCGCCTTGGGCGATCCAGGACAGCAGCGCGCACTCCCGATCCTTGCCGGAGAGGACGTACGCCTGGCGGGTTGCGGCGTCGATGGCGACCCATCGAGCGTCGGCTTGTATCTGAGGAGCCATGGCCCGTGCGGGAAATACTCGAACCCTGTCCATTGTCGAAGTCCCTCGTGAGGTGCCGGATCAAGGACGGAGGGGGCCCGCGGCAGCCGTGGCTGCCGCGGGCCCGTTGCCTCAGGAGCTGTTCTGTACGAGGGCGCGGCGGAACAGGGGAACCGCGGCGTAGATGCCGGCACTCGCGTCGGGCATCGAGAACCAGACCGCGTCCGTGGGCGGCTGGTCGCCGGCCGCGAAGCGCTCCAGGTCGGAGCGGGTCAGCAGCCACCGGCGGTCACCGTCGGGGTCGGAGATCAGGATGGAGGGGTCGGCCGAGCCGCTCCCCGAGACGACGGGGACCTGTTCGCACAGTGTCTTGGACGGCAGTACGAACACAACGTCGGCGCCTTCGCCGAGCTGCGCAGGTCCGACCGTGAACTCGCCCAGCAGTTCCGGGTCGAGTATGTACGTGGCGTTCTTTCCGGGGTCTTGCACCGCGATTTTCACAGGCACCTTCCCACAGGTCGACCGCAGGGACTGGTGGATCCAGACACGCTGCGGGGTGGTGCGTGACATGTCAGCCGTGGGCTGGAGTTTCGGTTGCACACGCAGGCCCCAGGGGCCCATCCGCGCGCCGCCCAGCCGTTGGGGCGCACAAATGTGGTGACTGACTGTCACAGAGCGGAGACTCTAGTATGAACATCTGTGTCTTGTGCAGTGCATTGGGCGCCCTTACCCGACATGGCCGAATCCCTCCACTGTGGATCGATCCGACGGGTCAACTCTCTTGGCCTACATAGCAAAACGGCGTTGCCGCCCCTCACTCGAGTGTGTGAGAGGCGGCAACGCCGTCATTCGTTTGATGCGAGCTACATGGTGATCTCGTAGGTGAGGAGTTCACTCTCAGCCACTTCGAGTTCCACGTCGCCGATGTTTCCCGCGGACTGCACGTCCCCGCTCACCTGGCGAAGTGTCGCAACCAGCGGAGCCGGCCCGCGCGCCGTGACTCGGGCGACCTCGGCCCGCATGGAGACTTGGGCTGCGCTCTTGGCCTTCCGGATGGCGGCGATGGCGTCTGCGGCGACATCCAGGAGCTGGGGGTCCCCCTTCAGGGACTGCTCCCGCAGCTCCGTTCCACTGGGCCACTGAGCCCGGTGCACCGAGCCCTGCTGCCACCAGCTCCACGCCTCCTCGGTGGCGAACGGAACGAAGGGAGCGAGGAGCCGCAACAACACGGAGAGGGCAGTCGACAGCGTGGCCTGAGCAGACGCGGCAGCCTCCTCGCCTCCGCCGCCGTAGGCACGCGTCTTTACCAGCTCGACGTAGTCGTCGCAGAACGCCCAGAAGCACCGCTCGATGGTCTCCAGTGCGCGGGCGTAGTCGTACCCCTCCAGCTGGGCCGTCGCCTCGTCCACGACGTCCGCGAGCCGCGCGAGGAGCGCCTGGTCGAGCGGGTTGGTCACGGCGGACCGCCGCTCGGCCGCACCCAGACCGAGCACGAACTTCGACACATTGAGGATCTTGATGGCGAGACGTCGGCCGATCTTCATCTGGCCGATTTCGAAGGCGGTGTCCGTTCCCGGCCGGGCTGATACGGCCCAGTACCGCACTGCGTCCGACCCGTGCTGGTCCAGAAGGTCCAGCGGGGTGACGACGTTGCCCTTCGACTTGGACATCTTCTTGCGGTCGGGGTCGAGGATCCAGCCACTGATCGCGGCATGGGCCCAGGGGAGCGCGTCGTGCTCCAGCTCGGCGCGGGCGACGGTGGAGAACAGCCAGGTGCGGATGATCTCGTGGGCCTGCGGACGCAGGTCCATCGGGAAGACGCGCTGGAAGAGGTCGTCGTCGTGGCCCCAGCCGCCGGCGATCTGCGGTGTCAGCGAGGACGTCGCCCAGGTGTCCATCACGTCAGGGTCGCCGGTGAAGCCGCCCGGGATGTCCCGCTGGTCCGGGGTGAAGCCGGGCGGGGTGTCGCTGCTGGGGTCTACGGGCAGCGACTCCCGGGATGGAACGATCAGTTCGTCGGTGGGGATGCCGTCGGCGTCCAGCTGATACCACACCGGTACCGGTACGCCGAAGTAGCGCTGACGGCTGATCAGCCAGTCCCCGGCAAGTCCCTCCACCCAGGACTGGTACCGGTTGCGCATGTGGTCGGGGTGCCAGTTCAGCTCATGGCCGCGCTCCAGCAGCTTCTGCCGGAGCTCCACGTCTCGTCCGCCGTTGCGCAGGTACCACTGGCGGCTGGTGACGATCTCGAGCGGCTTGTCGCCCTTCTCGTAGAACTTGACCATGTGGTTGAAGGGCCGCGGATCACCGACCAGGCTGCCCTCCGCGCGCACCATCTCCACCAGGCGCTCCCGGGCGGTGTGCGGGGTCGCGCCGGCGAGCTGCGCGTACGCCGCCTTCGCGGCCTCGGACTCCAGCGCGGCCGGCGCTTCGCGCACGAAGCGGCCGTCGCGTCCGATCACCGAGCGGGTGGGAAGGTCGAGCTCGCGCCACCACACCACGTCGGTGGTGTCGCCGAACGTACAGATCATGGCCGCCCCGGTGCCCTTCTCGGGGTCGGCCAGGCGGTGAGCCACCACCGGCACGTCTACACCGAAGACCGGAGTGCGCACGGTGGTACCGAAGAGCTTCTGGTAGCGCTCGTCGTCCGGGTGCGCCACGACGGCCACGCATGCGGGCAGCAGCTCGGGCCGCGTGGTGGCGATCTCCAGCGCCGCCCCCGCATCCGACCGGAACAACAGGTGGTGGTAGGCGCTGGGCCGCTCGCGGTCCTCCAGCTCGGCCTGGGCTACAGCGGTCTGGAACGTCACGTCCCACAGCGTCGGGGCCTCGGCCTGGTACGCCTCGCCCCGGGCGAGGTTGGCCAGGAAGGCTCGCTGCGAGATGGCGCGGGCCCGGCTGTCGATGGTCTGGTAGGTGTGGTTCCAGTCGACGGACAGCCCCAGCCGGCGCCACAGGCTCTCGAAGACCTTTTCGTCCTCCACCGTGAGCCGCTCGCACAGCTCGATGAAGTTGCGGCGGGACACGGGGATCTGCTGCTTGCCGGGGGACGAGGGGGGAGTGAAGTCCGGGTCGTACGGCAGCGAGGGGTCACACCGGACGCCGAAGTAGTTCTGCACCCTACGTTCGGTAGGCAGGCCGTTGTCGTCCCAGCCCATCGGGTAGAAGACGGCCTTGCCGCGCATCCGGTGGAAGCGGGCGAGTGCATCCGTCTGGGTGTAGGAGAACACGTGTCCGACGTGGAGGGAGCCGCTCACGGTGGGCGGCGGCGTGTCAATCGAGTACACCCGCTCCCGTGGCGCGGTGCGGTCGAATACGTATACGCCCTGCTCGTCCCAGGTCGGAGCCCATTTGGCCTCAAGGCCGTCGAGTGTGGGCTTGTCGGGTACGCCCTGGCGAGGAGATGCGGTCGTCATGACGGTAGATGGTATCGGCCTTGGTGGTGTGGTAATTCCCTTACTGCGTAGTCGAGTTCAGGCCATGTGTGACTATCTGATGAGCGCGGGGTGGAATCCGTGTCCAGACCGTCAGGACGGGTCTGCGGTCTCCCCGGCCGCCAATCCGAACAGCGGCAGGCACGGGACCAGCCCCGTGATCTCGGTCCCTTTCGCGAGCGCTGGCCGCCATAGACCCCGGGGGAGGCGAAGCCGCTGCAAGATCACGACCTCCCCGCGCGCCACCCGCCGTTCGATTCCGTCCGGGACATATCCGAGCTTGCGGGATACAGCCAAGGACTGAGCGTTGTCGGCGAACGCCCCTGTCGTTGCCTCGTCAGCGCCCAGCCCGGAAAATGCCAGGTGCAGCACGGCAGCCCGCATCTCTGTGCCTATGCCCTGACTCTGATACGACCGTCCGAGCCAAGAAGCTGTGTTGACCTCTCGCACCAGCGCGAAGCGCTTGGCCGCCATGGCCTGCATACCCACAGGCCGGCCACCGAGGAAGACGGCCAGATTGATGGACCAGTCCTCCGGCCTCCAGTTTCCGAGCCGCAGCCAGTGATGCTGGACCACGGAGCGAGCCCGTTCGGTCTCGGGCAGGTCGGTCCAGCCACTGCTGAACGGCATCTGTGACGGGTCGTGAACGCCGTCGCGTGCGAGATCGGCCAGTGCTGCCAGCTCGTCCGATTGGGGCAGGCGCAGCTCCAGGCGGGGCGTCGTCAGCCGCAGACCGAGCAGTGGCCAGTAGTCGATCAGCACGATCCAGTTTGGTCACGGGAGCATGCTCCCGGCCACTCGGGTTAGACCCAATGGGGTGGAGTCTGTGCGCTCCTCTGCCCTTCGCCGTCCGGGCGGACCTGCGGCGGCGCCGACGCCGGATATCCGGGTGACGGGCTGCTTCGCTCGGCCCTACTCTCGCCGGGTATGACGACCATTGACCCACGGATCGCGGGCTTCTACACGGAGTACGACGAGGCGTCCCGGCTGCATTCCACAGCGACGGGCCGTCTGGAGTTCGAGCGGACCCAGGAGCTGTTACGTCGCTACCTGCCTCCAGCACCAGCTCGGGTCCTGGACGTGGGCGGTGGTCCGGGTACGCATGCCGGTTGGCTCACCGAAGAGGGATACGAGGTGCTCCTCCTGGACCCCGTGCCAAAGCACGTGGAGCAGGCACGTGAGCGCGCGCCGCGGTGTGTTGCTCAGCTTGGGGATGCCCGCGACCTGGACGTGGAGGCCGGCACCTTCGACGCGGTGCTGCTACTGGGCCCGCTGTACCACCTGGCGGAGCGCGGAGACCGGCTCGCGGCGTTGAGGGAGGCCAGCCGGGTCGTCGTACCAGGCGGTGTGGTGGCGGCCGCGGGGATCTCCCGGTACTCCCTGATGCAGGACTACACCGTGAGCGCCGGCCTGTCTCCGGAGCTGCTCGCCAGCGAGGTCACGGAGGTAGTCCGTACCGGCTCCTACGACGGCAGTAGAGGCTTCACCGTGGCGCATTTTCATACGGCTGACGAGCTTGCCCAAGAGGCGGGCGAAGCAGGGCTCACGGGTGTGCGGGTGCACGGGATCGAGGGCCCGGGGTGGGCCTACGTAGTCGCGGCTGGCCGTTGCGCGGGCCAGGAAGCGGCGAGGGCGCTGCTGGCGGACGCGGTGGCGACGGCGCGCCTCGCAGACGAGCACGGCGTCTTCACTGACGCCTCGGCCCACGTGCTTGTGGTCGGTACAGCCTGAGACGCTG
This genomic window contains:
- a CDS encoding bifunctional 2-polyprenyl-6-hydroxyphenol methylase/3-demethylubiquinol 3-O-methyltransferase UbiG, with amino-acid sequence MTTIDPRIAGFYTEYDEASRLHSTATGRLEFERTQELLRRYLPPAPARVLDVGGGPGTHAGWLTEEGYEVLLLDPVPKHVEQARERAPRCVAQLGDARDLDVEAGTFDAVLLLGPLYHLAERGDRLAALREASRVVVPGGVVAAAGISRYSLMQDYTVSAGLSPELLASEVTEVVRTGSYDGSRGFTVAHFHTADELAQEAGEAGLTGVRVHGIEGPGWAYVVAAGRCAGQEAARALLADAVATARLADEHGVFTDASAHVLVVGTA
- a CDS encoding cupin domain-containing protein, which codes for MTSHSVHRLDEVDRLAIREGGLPDDLVSLIDTANSAAVERAAARLRPLLGDTVVTVLERPCEAPAFGSAGNDFGRLPGRTKFERWLTAEPRLVAGPGTGANADMELRDADGKLPGERFGNRLEPDSDTFQMDIHRVRRALNEGVTLGIRQFDRWSPALASLMDDIVAVSGADVFTKLFISAGATSVTGWHSDRQDVIALMLWGSKRFQLGDWDTPEGGPASRIVLDEVLKPGDCLLFPEGHPHQAVPLGDDSGLLSIALLRRHNWISRDQVPTHLGVSEFPPSEVTYRRLLRSRLPLATESPHLADSTQLRTRIPGGVELLGSTPDGQVAFAAAGGVFAASPDTTALLASVHASFPVTLGEVPLSGDPEAAAQQTRSLVEMGLVITTP
- the valS gene encoding valine--tRNA ligase, producing MTTASPRQGVPDKPTLDGLEAKWAPTWDEQGVYVFDRTAPRERVYSIDTPPPTVSGSLHVGHVFSYTQTDALARFHRMRGKAVFYPMGWDDNGLPTERRVQNYFGVRCDPSLPYDPDFTPPSSPGKQQIPVSRRNFIELCERLTVEDEKVFESLWRRLGLSVDWNHTYQTIDSRARAISQRAFLANLARGEAYQAEAPTLWDVTFQTAVAQAELEDRERPSAYHHLLFRSDAGAALEIATTRPELLPACVAVVAHPDDERYQKLFGTTVRTPVFGVDVPVVAHRLADPEKGTGAAMICTFGDTTDVVWWRELDLPTRSVIGRDGRFVREAPAALESEAAKAAYAQLAGATPHTARERLVEMVRAEGSLVGDPRPFNHMVKFYEKGDKPLEIVTSRQWYLRNGGRDVELRQKLLERGHELNWHPDHMRNRYQSWVEGLAGDWLISRQRYFGVPVPVWYQLDADGIPTDELIVPSRESLPVDPSSDTPPGFTPDQRDIPGGFTGDPDVMDTWATSSLTPQIAGGWGHDDDLFQRVFPMDLRPQAHEIIRTWLFSTVARAELEHDALPWAHAAISGWILDPDRKKMSKSKGNVVTPLDLLDQHGSDAVRYWAVSARPGTDTAFEIGQMKIGRRLAIKILNVSKFVLGLGAAERRSAVTNPLDQALLARLADVVDEATAQLEGYDYARALETIERCFWAFCDDYVELVKTRAYGGGGEEAAASAQATLSTALSVLLRLLAPFVPFATEEAWSWWQQGSVHRAQWPSGTELREQSLKGDPQLLDVAADAIAAIRKAKSAAQVSMRAEVARVTARGPAPLVATLRQVSGDVQSAGNIGDVELEVAESELLTYEITM
- a CDS encoding GNAT family N-acetyltransferase, whose protein sequence is MLIDYWPLLGLRLTTPRLELRLPQSDELAALADLARDGVHDPSQMPFSSGWTDLPETERARSVVQHHWLRLGNWRPEDWSINLAVFLGGRPVGMQAMAAKRFALVREVNTASWLGRSYQSQGIGTEMRAAVLHLAFSGLGADEATTGAFADNAQSLAVSRKLGYVPDGIERRVARGEVVILQRLRLPRGLWRPALAKGTEITGLVPCLPLFGLAAGETADPS